A part of Sandaracinaceae bacterium genomic DNA contains:
- a CDS encoding PQQ-binding-like beta-propeller repeat protein, translating into MQRPEACTWLFLVTLWPLAVGLMACGSVGATPTSYSWLGAGSAIPDRGEEGTGAMRVQWQVSLIDQSNSRYIPVELASPGFDPGRGRIYLGASDGRFRAFDANGRVLFRYNLGAPIESAPAVDLERDQVFVAGADGRVHALRGADAEPIWRGRAPGIVRTQPLLTRDAVYIVTEDDVVVALSREDGESLWTYRREPAGEFHIAGHAGLTIVGRRLLAGFSDGTVAALDMTDGSVLWERATDVDIEATEGGAPVFTDVDTTPVVIGETIYIASFHAGLYALALSNGSVLWREPEQLTITSMVASAGRLLVASADRGLELMEPDSRAVIWSRASERGAVTAPVLTPQGLVLVGDSQGSFVALAMQSGQELGRLDGGNGFSAPAGVSHDLAVVLTNGGDALCLRLR; encoded by the coding sequence GTGCAGCGTCCCGAGGCGTGCACGTGGCTCTTCCTCGTCACACTCTGGCCGTTGGCCGTGGGCCTGATGGCCTGCGGGAGCGTCGGCGCCACGCCCACCTCCTACTCGTGGCTTGGCGCGGGCTCCGCCATCCCGGACCGCGGCGAAGAGGGCACGGGCGCCATGCGCGTGCAGTGGCAGGTGTCGCTCATCGACCAGAGCAACAGCCGCTACATCCCGGTGGAGCTGGCCTCGCCGGGCTTCGACCCGGGTCGCGGCCGCATCTATCTCGGCGCCTCGGATGGCCGCTTCCGCGCGTTCGACGCCAACGGTCGCGTGCTGTTCCGCTACAACCTGGGCGCCCCCATCGAGAGCGCCCCCGCCGTGGATCTCGAACGCGATCAGGTCTTCGTGGCGGGCGCCGATGGCCGCGTGCACGCGCTGCGCGGCGCGGACGCAGAGCCCATCTGGCGCGGTCGTGCTCCCGGCATCGTGCGCACGCAGCCCTTGCTGACTCGTGACGCCGTCTACATCGTCACCGAGGACGACGTGGTGGTGGCGCTCTCCCGCGAGGACGGCGAGTCTCTCTGGACGTATCGCCGCGAGCCGGCGGGCGAGTTCCACATCGCGGGGCACGCGGGGCTCACCATCGTGGGGCGGCGGCTGCTGGCGGGCTTCAGCGACGGCACCGTGGCTGCCCTGGACATGACCGACGGCAGCGTGCTCTGGGAGCGCGCCACCGATGTGGACATCGAGGCCACCGAGGGTGGGGCGCCCGTCTTCACGGACGTGGACACCACGCCGGTCGTCATCGGCGAGACCATCTACATCGCGTCCTTCCACGCCGGGCTCTACGCGCTCGCTCTCAGCAACGGCAGCGTGCTCTGGCGTGAGCCCGAGCAGCTCACCATCACGTCCATGGTCGCGAGCGCGGGGCGGCTGCTGGTGGCCAGCGCGGACCGTGGCCTCGAGCTCATGGAGCCCGACTCGCGCGCGGTCATCTGGTCGCGTGCGTCCGAGCGCGGCGCGGTCACCGCCCCCGTGCTCACCCCTCAGGGGTTGGTGCTGGTGGGCGACAGCCAGGGCTCGTTCGTAGCGCTGGCCATGCAGAGCGGCCAAGAGCTCGGCCGCCTCGATGGGGGCAACGGTTTCTCCGCGCCGGCCGGCGTCTCGCACGACCTCGCGGTGGTGCTGACCAACGGCGGCGACGCGCTCTGCCTGCGCCTGCGCTGA
- a CDS encoding carboxypeptidase regulatory-like domain-containing protein, translating to MRSKAPRVGTWVGLLALVLVVVPGSSALEGTLQQGPTEGSDQGGEGGEGHAGSEAAALGDAELVVRLDATRFAELPEGAFMTLHGPDVNLRRALRGAPPVHLANLPAGTFTLTLHVPGFVATAQEITLESGSSVDASTELQPAARARIHVGARDPGERTDSTLPLADISVFAVPPGRQHPRYVARVDGDSLIFDTLPPDTDLVLYATAPNHERTQQELRTPAVGDEVNVSITLSPAAQLAGVVVDPQGAPVDRARVVLAGSGVWPPREVETDASGRFSWPNVPAGIYELRASHGQWVGAPRGGIVVGRHAPTPFVRLQLSQGAVLTGTVVDEAGAPVADAEILVLEEAISLLPRAAGSGATGTFTVAGLLPQEHVVRVSAEGFVPFQVEHDPREGPLNVQLQRAASLAGRVIDHLGHPVAGATVEVVDDATHASLRFADLFAVQRAGPVPLTSDGALGVTLGEIPPIPLDPSGASRQLTGQAVTEADGSFLVTGIAPGRVRLRVSAPSYAPLSTETFTLRPGEERAGVELVLQPGTLIEGRVIDAADFPVAHVLVELRIPGQPPETTLSATDGTFEFQAGRGSVTLTATAPALPAVRARVELQDVERQAVTLRLSATLHTLRGRIFDMDELPVAGATLRLESMSARFPHHRVVVAADDGAFEITGLPPPPYRIVVSHEELADEELDVTSTEDELAVVLLPAGTLRGSVVDDLGPAADVEVVLFRDGRPRQQAYSDAEGRFVFERIGVGDYTLQLRSVAHLLTETSASLELRRGEVIAYLDEVTLVRGAHVTGLVVDMVGEAAIGAEVAVGPTPDWATAARVDDQGAFVLGPVPAGDLMLMARHPAAGTGSTSRPIRVDAGELVQDAYIRLSGRIPFADGEAESEVRSEDPEGEAGEGQRVTGVAIAVAMGDQETEISAVVEGSRAARAGLRVGDQLIEIDDMPVNSPGEARSMLRGAEGVPAILRVRRGRQERVVHVQRERYTQP from the coding sequence GTGCGCAGCAAGGCTCCCCGCGTGGGCACGTGGGTGGGCCTGCTGGCGTTGGTGCTGGTCGTGGTGCCGGGCTCGAGCGCGCTCGAGGGCACCCTTCAGCAGGGGCCCACCGAGGGCAGCGACCAGGGCGGCGAGGGCGGCGAGGGTCACGCCGGCAGCGAGGCCGCCGCGCTGGGGGACGCCGAGCTGGTGGTGCGCCTCGACGCCACGCGCTTCGCCGAGCTCCCCGAGGGCGCGTTCATGACGCTGCACGGCCCCGACGTGAACCTGCGGAGAGCGCTGCGGGGGGCGCCTCCCGTGCACCTCGCCAACCTGCCCGCCGGCACGTTCACGCTCACGCTGCACGTGCCTGGCTTCGTGGCCACGGCGCAAGAGATCACGCTCGAGTCGGGCAGCTCGGTGGACGCCAGCACCGAGCTCCAGCCCGCTGCGCGCGCGCGGATCCACGTGGGGGCGCGCGACCCCGGAGAGCGCACGGACAGCACGCTGCCGCTCGCGGACATCTCCGTGTTCGCGGTGCCGCCAGGACGCCAGCACCCGCGCTACGTGGCCCGCGTGGACGGCGACTCCCTGATCTTCGACACGCTCCCGCCCGACACCGACTTGGTGCTCTATGCCACCGCGCCCAACCACGAGCGCACCCAGCAGGAGCTGCGCACCCCCGCCGTGGGCGACGAGGTCAACGTGTCGATCACGCTGTCGCCCGCGGCGCAGCTGGCCGGCGTCGTGGTGGACCCGCAGGGCGCCCCGGTGGACCGCGCCCGCGTGGTGCTGGCCGGCAGCGGTGTGTGGCCTCCGCGCGAGGTGGAGACCGACGCTTCGGGACGCTTCTCCTGGCCCAACGTGCCGGCGGGCATCTACGAGCTGCGTGCCTCGCACGGGCAGTGGGTGGGGGCCCCGCGCGGCGGCATCGTGGTGGGCCGGCACGCGCCCACACCGTTCGTGCGCCTGCAGCTCTCGCAGGGCGCGGTGCTCACGGGCACCGTGGTGGACGAGGCGGGCGCGCCCGTGGCCGACGCCGAGATCCTGGTGCTGGAAGAGGCCATCTCCCTGCTCCCGCGGGCTGCGGGCAGCGGCGCGACGGGGACCTTCACGGTCGCCGGCCTGCTCCCGCAGGAGCACGTGGTGCGCGTCTCCGCCGAGGGCTTCGTCCCTTTCCAGGTGGAGCACGACCCGCGCGAGGGCCCGCTGAACGTGCAGCTGCAGCGCGCCGCCTCTCTGGCCGGACGCGTCATCGACCACCTCGGGCACCCGGTCGCCGGGGCCACTGTCGAGGTGGTGGACGACGCCACGCACGCCTCGCTGCGCTTCGCCGACCTCTTCGCCGTGCAGCGCGCGGGGCCGGTGCCGCTCACTTCGGACGGCGCGCTGGGCGTCACGCTGGGTGAGATCCCGCCCATCCCGCTGGACCCCAGCGGCGCGTCACGTCAGCTCACGGGCCAGGCCGTGACCGAAGCCGACGGATCGTTCCTGGTGACGGGCATCGCGCCGGGCCGCGTGCGCCTGCGGGTGAGCGCGCCGTCGTATGCGCCGCTGTCCACCGAGACGTTCACGCTTCGGCCCGGCGAAGAGCGCGCTGGCGTGGAGCTGGTGTTGCAGCCCGGCACGCTCATCGAAGGACGGGTGATCGACGCGGCCGACTTCCCGGTGGCGCACGTGCTGGTGGAGCTGCGCATCCCTGGGCAGCCGCCGGAGACCACGCTGTCCGCCACCGACGGGACGTTCGAGTTCCAGGCCGGACGGGGCAGCGTGACGCTCACCGCCACCGCACCGGCGCTGCCGGCTGTGCGCGCGCGCGTGGAGCTACAGGACGTGGAGCGGCAGGCCGTGACCCTGCGCCTGAGCGCTACGCTGCACACGTTGCGCGGTCGCATCTTCGACATGGACGAGCTGCCCGTGGCCGGGGCCACGCTGCGCCTCGAGTCCATGTCCGCGCGCTTCCCGCACCACCGCGTGGTGGTGGCTGCAGACGACGGCGCGTTCGAGATCACCGGGCTGCCCCCGCCCCCGTATCGCATCGTGGTGTCGCACGAAGAGCTAGCGGACGAGGAGCTGGACGTCACCTCCACCGAGGACGAGCTGGCCGTGGTGCTGCTGCCCGCGGGCACGCTGCGCGGCAGCGTGGTGGACGACCTGGGACCCGCCGCCGACGTGGAGGTGGTGCTGTTCCGTGACGGGCGCCCGCGCCAGCAGGCCTACTCCGACGCCGAGGGGCGCTTCGTGTTCGAGCGCATCGGGGTGGGCGACTACACCCTGCAGCTGCGCTCGGTGGCCCACCTCCTGACCGAGACCAGCGCGTCGCTCGAGCTGCGGCGCGGCGAGGTGATCGCGTACCTGGACGAGGTGACGCTGGTGCGCGGCGCCCACGTCACGGGCCTGGTGGTGGACATGGTGGGCGAGGCGGCCATCGGCGCCGAGGTGGCCGTGGGTCCCACGCCCGACTGGGCCACGGCGGCGCGCGTGGATGACCAGGGTGCGTTCGTGCTCGGGCCCGTCCCGGCTGGCGACCTGATGCTGATGGCGCGCCACCCCGCCGCAGGCACGGGCAGCACCAGCCGTCCCATCCGCGTGGACGCGGGCGAGCTGGTCCAAGACGCATACATTCGCCTGAGCGGCCGCATCCCGTTCGCGGACGGCGAAGCCGAGAGCGAGGTGCGCTCCGAAGACCCCGAGGGCGAAGCCGGTGAGGGGCAGCGCGTGACGGGCGTGGCCATCGCCGTGGCCATGGGTGACCAGGAGACCGAGATCAGCGCCGTGGTGGAGGGGTCGCGCGCCGCCCGCGCCGGCCTGCGCGTGGGCGACCAGCTCATCGAGATCGACGACATGCCCGTGAACTCACCGGGCGAGGCGCGCTCCATGCTGCGCGGCGCCGAGGGCGTGCCCGCCATCCTGCGCGTTCGCCGGGGCCGCCAAGAGCGCGTGGTGCACGTGCAGCGCGAGCGCTACACGCAGCCTTGA
- a CDS encoding RluA family pseudouridine synthase has translation MSDVPFIPVGCDPESILLTFPVPREFAGLRLDRFIQNRIPRLSRTRANEIVKACAYRQDGTRRRASERVRAGEVVLLVRPPMNEPSTPQDFVVLFEDEHVLALDKPAGLPMHPTATYHKHTLTWLLKERYGVDAPQFAHRLDRETSGVVICGKSRDAERALKNCFQYRHTEKTYLAVVHGTPPSEGRMDLDLAPVTDGLHVMMQALPQGEGLSAVTTFRTLSSGPHYSLLELTPETGRQHQLRVHLSNLGFPIVGDKLYGVEGPAPFMEYIESGMTDALARRLVLPRHALHAHALTIEHPFSGEPLHIRSPLPAELAALVTA, from the coding sequence GTGTCCGACGTTCCGTTCATCCCGGTGGGCTGCGATCCCGAGTCCATCTTGCTGACTTTCCCGGTCCCCCGCGAGTTTGCGGGGCTGCGCCTCGACCGCTTCATCCAAAACCGCATCCCGCGGCTCTCGCGCACCCGCGCCAACGAGATCGTGAAGGCCTGCGCCTACCGGCAGGACGGCACGCGGCGGCGGGCCAGCGAGCGCGTGCGGGCGGGGGAGGTGGTGCTGCTGGTGCGGCCCCCCATGAACGAGCCCAGCACGCCGCAGGACTTCGTGGTGCTCTTCGAGGACGAGCACGTGCTGGCGCTGGACAAGCCGGCCGGGCTGCCCATGCACCCCACCGCCACCTACCACAAGCACACGCTCACCTGGCTGCTCAAGGAGCGCTATGGCGTGGACGCGCCGCAGTTCGCGCACCGCCTGGACCGCGAGACCAGCGGCGTGGTCATCTGCGGAAAGTCACGGGACGCCGAGCGCGCGCTCAAGAACTGCTTCCAGTACCGCCACACCGAGAAGACCTACCTGGCCGTGGTGCACGGCACGCCTCCATCCGAGGGGCGCATGGACCTCGATCTGGCGCCCGTCACGGATGGGCTCCACGTCATGATGCAGGCCCTGCCGCAGGGGGAGGGGCTCTCGGCGGTGACCACGTTCCGCACCCTCTCGAGCGGGCCGCACTACTCGCTGCTGGAGCTCACGCCGGAGACGGGCCGCCAGCATCAGCTGCGCGTGCACCTGTCGAACCTGGGCTTCCCCATCGTGGGCGACAAGCTCTATGGCGTGGAGGGGCCGGCCCCCTTCATGGAGTACATCGAGTCCGGCATGACCGACGCCCTCGCGCGCCGCTTGGTGCTGCCGCGTCACGCGCTGCACGCCCACGCCCTGACCATCGAGCACCCGTTCAGCGGAGAGCCGCTGCACATCCGTTCGCCGCTGCCCGCCGAGCTCGCCGCCCTCGTGACGGCGTAG